GCTACTGTAGTTTTAGATAAAAGATGAAAAGTTATTTGTTAAATGCTATTGAATGGTTTTTCTATGAAGAGCATAGtttttattcaaacataagaaaaaaccaggggcggttctaggatttcatctttagggggacTTAGCCCTCAgtaagaatttaaaacaagaagagttttatattatatattatatgacaactctggtaataagaatagtgaaatttcactgcttttggttgccgtctttgcggcgattaacattatagataaacaccTCCAGCTCTGAGTGcgtgtgcacgctgcgcgtacctgtgcttctccgttcaaataacgcacttttgaaacactacaacgcacgcgcgtaaaagcaaagtaaaaaaaaaacgctcttGCATCAAACTggtaaataattttctttcccatcgacgacatgtcttgcattttaacgtaatttttattgttcatttatgaaagtaaaaattatacttatagttttagggtggctgaggtcacagacaggggggctgaagccaccctaaaaaaggtctagaactgAAACAGACAACTGAaatctctgcatgtctgtatagtgtattgttactattactactaaaacattacattacttacattaaacattacTTAAATGTTTACACGAGGCTAATGTGTTGGCTATATTAGtttatcagaatcaggtttattggccaagtgcgttacacacacaaggccCTCCTATAGTCATCATGTCTATATTCCTTCCAGTCACTTTGCCGCCCTGCACGTGCGGAAACAACTGCCTGGGGCCGCTCACATTTCACCCCGAAGTCAAGGGGCAGAATATAAAGTTGAGTGCAGGCGACCGGCGCGCGACCAGAGATCTGCGCTCGTTTCGTCACGGTGTGACTTTCAGCAATCGACCACTGCTAGTCGGGGAGAAAGTACGCATGCGCGTGGAGCGCTCGGTGGCGGGGTGGCACGGTGCGCTCCGGGTCGGTTTTACCACCGTGCCACCCGAGCTCGCTCCCATGCAGTCTCTGGCCATTCCTGAACTCACCGACCTTCCGGGATTCTGGGCAACCCCTGTACCGGTCAATTACTGCTTCCCACGAACAGAGCTGACGTGCTGTGTGACACACAATGGATACCTTCGCATTCAGACGGATTACGGGTttgataaaagagaaaaaatggtGCAGTTGGACACGAGCAAACCGATCTGGGCCATGATTGACGTGTACGGCCAGACAAGCGCTGTCCTCCTACTGGGtgaggttcacacacacacatacacacacacacacacacatgcatacacacacagacacacacgcatacacacacaaacacacacacacaaacatacacacacatatacacacacacatctaacatTCTAACAACAAAGTGGGAATGTTAGACGCTAGAtggggatgttcaacaagcatatACCAGTGTAATGTTCAGGTGCCCACAagcttttggccatatagtctaacaaataaattgcaaaaaataatttattaaattattaattataaatcagtgatttatgatttgtttgtttatgatttATTCCAGGCTCAGAGAAGAAGACTGTATTCAGCAGGCGTCGCTCGTGCCATGTTCCCGAAATCAGGGCTACAGAGGGGAACTGTGGATATGACAAGATTCCTGAAGGGATTCTGTGGAGGGAGATGAATAGAAAGAGTGTAGAATTGACTCCTCCTTTTTTCCAGCACATTGAAGGTAAATAGGGGAATAAAATATGATCTCATTCTGCAAAATATCATGCTGAAAGTGCACCTTCAATGTCAGGAAGTTATCTCTTATTGTTACTATAAAAGTGATAACTAGCGTCACAGACTTTCCAGGGCATGATATCAATACAGCCCCTTAGACACTTTTACATAatctcttttgttttgcattCACAGATGTACGATTACACGACTTAAATGATGAAGAGTCCTGTGTAGTGTGCTACTCTGAGACTGCATGCGTGCTCCTGGACTGTGGTCACTCCTGTTTG
The genomic region above belongs to Tachysurus vachellii isolate PV-2020 chromosome 11, HZAU_Pvac_v1, whole genome shotgun sequence and contains:
- the LOC132853507 gene encoding E3 ubiquitin-protein ligase NEURL3-like, translated to MLHSLRIGKSVIVKKITKMTRKDKVTLPPCTCGNNCLGPLTFHPEVKGQNIKLSAGDRRATRDLRSFRHGVTFSNRPLLVGEKVRMRVERSVAGWHGALRVGFTTVPPELAPMQSLAIPELTDLPGFWATPVPVNYCFPRTELTCCVTHNGYLRIQTDYGFDKREKMVQLDTSKPIWAMIDVYGQTSAVLLLGSEKKTVFSRRRSCHVPEIRATEGNCGYDKIPEGILWREMNRKSVELTPPFFQHIEDVRLHDLNDEESCVVCYSETACVLLDCGHSCLCSQCATRVIKDFGRCPLCRKCIRKCPLC